The Fictibacillus phosphorivorans genomic sequence CCCGATCATCAACTTGCTGCAGATCGAGCAAGGTGAAACGATCTCTGCTGTCATTCCTGTAGAAGATATGGAAAGTGATGAGATCTACCTGAACTTCATGACGAAGCAAGGAATCACGAAGCGTTCTCCGTTATCAGCATATAGCAACATTCGTAAAGGTGGTCTTTTCGCGATCAACCTTCGTGAAGAAGATGAGCTGATGGGTGTTCGTTTAACAGATGGAACAAAAGATATCATCGTCGGAACGAAGCAAGGAATGTCGATCCGTTATCAAGAGACAGATGTTCGATCGATGGGTAGAACCGCAACAGGTGTTAAAGCCATCACTCTTGGCGATGACGATGCAGTTGTAGGTATGGAAGTCTTAGATGAAACTCAAGATATCCTAATCGTTACAGACCGAGGTTACGGAAAACGTACACCTATGAGTGAATACCGTCTTCAATCACGTGGTGGTAAAGGGATCAAAACGGTAAACATCACGGAAAAGAACGGTCCGGTTGTTACGCTTAAGACCGTAACGGATGAAGAAGACCTCATGATCATTACAGCAAAAGGAATCATCATTCGAATGAACATCTCAGGTATCTCCCAAATGGGACGAAACACTCAAGGTGTTAGATTGATGACCATGAATGATACGAATCACGTAGCAACAGTAGCTGTTGTAGAACGCGAAGAAGAAACGGATGAGTTGCTGGATGAAGAAGGTAACCCAATCATCACAGAAGGTGAAGAAGGTATAGCACCTGCTGAAGAAACAACAGCTCCAGAAACAGATACAAACGAAGAGAATAACGAATAATTTCTAAAAAGAGGAAAATGAATCTACATTTTCCTCTTTTTTATATGTAAAATAAAATTATGACCTTCCAAATAAAAGGAGCTTTTTTGTATGAAGATAAAAACGAGTCAAGCTAGGGCCGGGCAGATGCTGGTTCAGGATGTCTTCTCGATGACGAATCAGCCGATCGTCAATAAAAACACGAGATTGAATTCCGAGCATCTGCGCGTACTTACTCGTTTTCAAATCGATGAGATAGATGTGTTGAATGAATCATCGTATGGTATGAATACAACACAACGAGTAAAAGACCCACTGAGTAATAGAAGCGATGCGACAACTTCAGAAGAACAAATCCAAATACATAAGCCTGGGAAAGATGATCTCACTTTTCCAGCGCTATACATGCAAACAGTAAAACGGTACAAACAACTGTTCACAAACTGGCAATCTGGCAGTCCTGTCGATATGCTCGAAGTACGCCAGAGTGTTCTACCTGTATTAGAGATGGGATCGACTGTACCGAAAGAGATCCTATTGCTGCACCACTACGCTACAAGTGCTGATTATATGTATCACCATTCGATTGCTGTAGGTATCCTAAGCACGTTCTTAGCTAAAAAGTTAAACTTCTCTAGTGGAGACTGCATACAGATCGGGCTAGCGGGTGTGCTGTCCGATTGCGGTATGGCAAAAGTCCAGCCCACTTTATTAAAAAAGAGCGGGTCATTAACAACAGCTGAATATGATGAAGTAAAGAAGCATACGATTCAAGGCTACAACATGCTGAAAAAGATTCCCTCTATTAAAGAAGGTGTTCTTCTCGGTGTTCTTCAACATCACGAACGAACAGATGGATCAGGCTATCCTCTAAAAGTAAAAGGAAATAAGCTTCATCCATTTAGTAAAATTCTAGCGGTTGCTGATGTCTACTTAGCCATGACTGCTGAGCGACCTTACCGAAGCAAGCAATCTCCGTTCAAGGTGCTTGAGATGATGATGAAAGATCAGTTTGGGAAATTTGATCATCAAGTGATGCAAGCCATGTTAGCCGGACTTTCTACTTTATCAGTGGGCAGCCGTGTCAGACTTACAAACTATGATATCGGTGAGATCGTATTTATAGAAGAAAGCCAACCGACCAGACCAATGATTAAGTTAGAGGAAAGCGGCGATATCATCGCACTTAAAAATCGTAACGATCTGTTTATAGAAGAGCTTCTATCCTAGGATAGAAGTTTTTTAAATTTAGGTATTGCCACGGGTTGGTAACCGTGGTAAACTAATCAAGCTGTCTTAGAAAACAGCACATTACAAACTGTTAGCGCGATGAAATGTTTCACAATGAAATGTTTTTGAAAAAGTTTTAAAAAGCTATTGACTCTAGCGCTTCAGCGTGGTATATTATTAAAGTCGCCAAAACAAAACGGCGCACGAAACACACAGTTCTTTGAAAACTGAACAAAAGAAATAGGTAAGGAATTAAGAATTAATTCCGTCAGTTTTAAAATCGAGCAAGACAAACACTTTTATGGAGAGTTTGATCCTGGCTCAGGATGAACGCTGGCGGCGTGCCTAATACATGCAAGTCGAGCGAATGATGAGGAGCTTGCTCCTCTGATTTAGCGGCGGACGGGTGAGTAACACGTGGGTAATCTGCCTGTAAGACGGGGATAACTCCGGGAAACCGGGGCTAATACCGGATAATAAGAGAAGAAGCATTTCTTCTTTTTGAAAGTCGGTTTCGGCTGACACTTACAGATGAGCCCGCGGCGCATTAGCTAGTTGGTGAGGTAACGGCTCACCAAGGCGACGATGCGTAGCCGACCTGAGAGGGTGATCGGCCACACTGGGACTGAGACACGGCCCAGACTCCTACGGGAGGCAGCAGTAGGGAATCTTCGGCAATGGGCGAAAGCCTGACCGAGCAACGCCGCGTGAGCGATGAAGGCCTTCGGGTCGTAAAGCTCTGTTGTTAGAGAAGAACAAGTACGAGAGTAACTGCTCGTACCTTGACGGTACCTAACCAGAAAGCCACGGCTAACTACGTGCCAGCAGCCGCGGTAATACGTAGGTGGCAAGCGTTATCCGGAATTATTGGGCGTAAAGCGCGCGCAGGCGGTCTCTTAAGTCTGATGTGAAAGCCCACGGCTCAACCGTGGAGGGTCATTGGAAACTGGGAGACTTGAGTGCAGGAGAGAAAAGTGGAATTCCACGTGTAGCGGTGAAATGCGTAGAGATGTGGAGGAACACCAGTGGCGAAGGCGGCTTTTTGGCCTGTAACTGACGCTGAGGCGCGAAAGCGTGGGGAGCAAACAGGATTAGATACCCTGGTAGTCCACGCCGTAAACGATGAGTGCTAGGTGTTGGGGGGTTCCACCCTCAGTGCTGAAGTTAACACATTAAGCACTCCGCCTGGGGAGTACGACCGCAAGGTTGAAACTCAAAGGAATTGACGGGGGCCCGCACAAGCAGTGGAGCATGTGGTTTAATTCGAAGCAACGCGAAGAACCTTACCAGGTCTTGACATCCTTTGACCACTCTAGAGATAGAGCTTTCCCCTTCGGGGGACAAAGTGACAGGTGGTGCATGGTTGTCGTCAGCTCGTGTCGTGAGATGTTGGGTTAAGTCCCGCAACGAGCGCAACCCTTGACCTTAGTTGCCAGCATTCAGTTGGGCACTCTAAGGTGACTGCCGGTGACAAACCGGAGGAAGGTGGGGATGACGTCAAATCATCATGCCCCTTATGACCTGGGCTACACACGTGCTACAATGGATGATACAAAGGGTTGCGAAGCCGCGAGGCCAAGCCAATCCCAAAAAGTCATTCTCAGTTCGGATTGTAGGCTGCAACTCGCCTACATGAAGCCGGAATTGCTAGTAATCGCGGATCAGCATGCCGCGGTGAATACGTTCCCGGGCCTTGTACACACCGCCCGTCACACCACGAGAGTTTGTAACACCCGAAGTCGGTGGGGTAACCCTTTTGGGAGCCAGCCGCC encodes the following:
- a CDS encoding HD-GYP domain-containing protein; amino-acid sequence: MKIKTSQARAGQMLVQDVFSMTNQPIVNKNTRLNSEHLRVLTRFQIDEIDVLNESSYGMNTTQRVKDPLSNRSDATTSEEQIQIHKPGKDDLTFPALYMQTVKRYKQLFTNWQSGSPVDMLEVRQSVLPVLEMGSTVPKEILLLHHYATSADYMYHHSIAVGILSTFLAKKLNFSSGDCIQIGLAGVLSDCGMAKVQPTLLKKSGSLTTAEYDEVKKHTIQGYNMLKKIPSIKEGVLLGVLQHHERTDGSGYPLKVKGNKLHPFSKILAVADVYLAMTAERPYRSKQSPFKVLEMMMKDQFGKFDHQVMQAMLAGLSTLSVGSRVRLTNYDIGEIVFIEESQPTRPMIKLEESGDIIALKNRNDLFIEELLS